In Archocentrus centrarchus isolate MPI-CPG fArcCen1 chromosome 21, fArcCen1, whole genome shotgun sequence, the following are encoded in one genomic region:
- the LOC115800932 gene encoding claudin-10-like, with translation MFQEIVGFILCTSGWVLVSSTLPTDYWKVSSNDGTVITTATYWSNLWKTCVTDSTGVSDCKDFPSMLALDGYIQVCRGLMISAVCLGFFGSIFALVGMKCTKIGGSDKNKARIACFAGVNFILSGLCSLTAYSLYAHRITSEFFDPFFVEQKYELGAALFIGWAGSVLCILGGTMLCFSIAGSFTNSKREANYIYRSAVSHSHISSYPKGQAKPVNPRPTPAHSSSSRMQHFDKNVYV, from the exons ATGTTTCAGGAGAttgttggctttattttatgTACCTCAGGGTGGGTCCTGGTGTCTTCTACTTTGCCAACTGACTACTGGAAAGTGTCTTCAAATGATGGAACGGTCATTACCACAGCTACCTACTGGTCGAATCTGTGGAAGACCTGTGTCACCGATTCAACAGGAGTCTCCGACTGCAAAGACTTTCCCTCGATGCTGGCACTGGATG GTTACATCCAAGTTTGCAGGGGACTCATGatttctgctgtctgtctggGGTTTTTTGGATCCATATTTGCCCTTGTGGGAATGAAATGCACCAAAATTGGAGgatctgacaaaaacaaagcaagaatTGCCTGTTTTGCTGGTGTGAATTTCATTCTTAGTG GCCTGTGCTCACTCACAGCGTACTCCCTCTATGCACACCGGATAACATCAGAGTTTTTTGATCCATTTTTTGTGGAACAAAA GTACGAGCTGGGAGCTGCTCTCTTTATCGGCTGGGCAGGATCTGTCCTCTGTATTCTCGGAGGAACCATGCTGTGCTTCTCAATTGCAGGTTCTTTTACCAATAG CAAAAGAGAGGCAAACTATATCTACAGAAGCGCCGTCTCACATTCTCACATCTCCTCCTACCCAAAAGGGCAGGCAAAGCCTGTAAACCCGAGGCCGACTCCAGCCCacagcagctcctccaggatgcaGCACTTTGATAAAAATGTATATGTGTGA
- the LOC115801069 gene encoding claudin-10-like → MAYRTVVMYMEIGCFVVCVSGWILVCSTMPTDIWTWSEVSTLVLTTSNYYSNLWKDCISDSTGVSDCKGIPSLLALNWEIHMCRALIIICIILSFFGSILVLIGMKCTKIGGSELVNARVTFAGGMNYLIGGMCSMVAFSYYGNKIRAEFHDPTYMEQKFEIGVGVFIGWGGSTLLVCGGLIYSVFAGREGCRSSSKRYPVHQFRDAYTDIPAQKSLMSLAPTEISKNRKSRTICNSNSSRASSISEINSTKTTVTHLYV, encoded by the exons ATGGCTTACAGGACTGTGGTGATGTACATGGAGATAGGCTGCTTTGTGGTCTGTGTGTCTGGATGGATACTGGTCTGTTCTACAATGCCAACAGATATCTGGACTTGGTCTGAAGTTAGCACCTTGGTCCTGACAACATCAAACTATTACTCCAACCTGTGGAAGGACTGCATATCTGACTCAACTGGAGTATCTGACTGCAAGGGAATTCCCTCATTGCTGGCACTgaact GGGAAATTCACATGTGCCGGGCTCTTATCATCATTTGTATTATCCTGTCTTTCTTCGGATCAATTTTGGTCTTAATAGGAATGAAGTGCACTAAGATTGGAGGGTCTGAGCTTGTCAATGCAAGAGTAACCTTTGCTGGAGGGATGAACTACCTCATAGGAG GGATGTGCTCTATGGTTGCTTTCTCTTACTATGGAAACAAAATAAGAGCTGAATTTCATGACCCTACCTACATGGAACAGAA GTTTGAAATAGGTGTAGGTGTCTTCATTGGCTGGGGAGGCTCTACGTTGCTTGTTTGTGGAGGCCTAATTTACAGTGTCTTTGCAGGAAGAGAAGGGTGCCGTTCAAg CTCAAAGAGATACCCTGTCCACCAGTTCCGAGATGCCTACACAGATATTCCAGCACAAAAGAGCCTCATGTCTTTGGCTCCCACAGAGATCAGTAAGAACAGAAAGTCAAGGACCATATGCAatagcaacagcagcagagccaGCAGCATCTCAGAGATCAACAGTACCAAGACAACAGTCACTCATTTATATGTGTGA
- the LOC115801206 gene encoding claudin-10-like, with amino-acid sequence MRKRLIQIFGFLISSLGWLFVMCTLAMDYWRVSRIGGQGGSFIIKVAWYWSNLWNDCFTDSTAVTNCREYPVLWNIEYYVQAVRGLLLCGMGLGFLAVTCCFIGMECTYIGGSDRTKDKVLFAGTVFHFAGGVLGIAAYSLYINRVARTALARAKLPGVLRYELGPPVFLGLVGSILILLGAGLYAVTVYKVILPERQVVQDYGNHTYMDPVSRGRTMYSGYYRPSGLYGSNYMGSGRSSSSHLLTLPQTTPTKLSVKDAFV; translated from the exons ATGAGAAAACGTCTGATCCAGATATTTGGCTTCTTAATCTCATCACTGGGATGGTTGTTTGTGATGTGCACCTTGGCAATGGACTATTGGAGGGTTTCCCGAATAGGAGGACAAGGAGGCTCGTTCATCATCAAGGTGGCCTGGTACTGGTCCAACCTGTGGAACGACTGTTTCACAGATTCTACGGCTGTGACCAACTGTAGAGAGTACCCTGTTCTCTGGAATATTGAGT ATTACGTCCAGGCAGTGAGGGGATTGCTGTTGTGCGGGATGGGTCTTGGATTTCTTGCCGTAACATGTTGCTTTATTGGGATGGAGTGTACTTATATTGGTGGATCTGACAGAACCAAGGACAAAGTGCTCTTCGCAGGAACAGTGTTTCATTTTGCCGGTG GTGTTTTGGGCATTGCTGCCTACAGCTTATACATCAACAGGGTTGCCAGAACAGCTTTAGCTCGGGCAAAGTTGCCAGGAGTTTTGCG GTATGAGTTAGGACCTCCTGTTTTTTTAGGATTGGTGGGAAGCATTTTAATCCTGCTGGGGGCTGGACTTTATGCTGTGACAGTGTATAAAGTAATCCTCCCTGAAAG ACAAGTAGTACAAGACTATGGAAATCACACATACATGGACCCTGTCTCCAGAGGAAGAACCATGTACTCCGGATACTATAGACCCTCCGGGCTGTATGGGTCTAACTATATGGGCTCAGGACGATCAAGCAGCTCCCATCTCTTAACGCTCCCTCAGACAACACCAACAAAACTCTCAGTCAAAGATGCATTTGTCTAA